A single genomic interval of Mycolicibacterium holsaticum DSM 44478 = JCM 12374 harbors:
- a CDS encoding beta-phosphoglucomutase family hydrolase gives MHGLPNHIRACLFDLDGVLTDTASVHKKAWQAMFDDFLRTRADRTGEPFVPFDVGADYLQYVDGKKREDGVRSFLASRGIELPEGDRDDSTDAQTVFGLGNRKNEMFHRVLRSDGVTVFEGSRRYLKAVARAGLGVAVVSSSANTEEVLEVTGLDKFVQHRVDGVVLREENLPGKPAPDSFLRAARLLGIEPREGAVFEDALAGVAAGRAGNFGYVVGVDRVGHAQALRDNGADIVVADLMELLRQ, from the coding sequence GTGCATGGTCTGCCGAACCACATCCGCGCCTGCCTGTTCGACCTGGACGGCGTGTTGACCGACACCGCCAGCGTGCACAAGAAGGCGTGGCAGGCCATGTTCGACGACTTCCTGCGAACCCGCGCCGACCGCACCGGCGAACCGTTCGTGCCGTTCGATGTGGGCGCCGACTACCTGCAGTATGTCGACGGCAAGAAGCGCGAGGACGGGGTGCGTTCGTTTCTGGCCAGCCGCGGTATCGAACTACCCGAAGGGGATCGCGACGACAGCACCGACGCGCAGACGGTTTTCGGGCTGGGCAACCGCAAGAACGAGATGTTTCACCGGGTGCTGCGATCCGACGGTGTGACGGTCTTCGAGGGCTCGCGGCGCTACCTGAAGGCCGTGGCCCGCGCAGGCCTTGGCGTCGCGGTGGTCTCGTCGAGCGCCAACACCGAGGAGGTGCTCGAGGTGACGGGCCTGGATAAGTTCGTTCAGCATCGGGTGGACGGTGTGGTGCTGCGCGAGGAGAACCTGCCCGGTAAACCCGCACCGGACTCGTTTCTGCGGGCGGCGCGACTGCTGGGCATCGAACCCCGCGAGGGTGCGGTGTTCGAAGACGCGCTCGCCGGGGTGGCGGCCGGGCGGGCTGGTAACTTCGGCTACGTGGTCGGGGTGGACCGCGTCGGACATGCGCAAGCGCTGCGCGACAACGGTGCCGATATCGTCGTGGCTGACCTGATGGAGCTCCTGAGGCAATGA
- a CDS encoding GMC oxidoreductase: protein MRPDYDVLIIGSGFGGSVTALRLTEKGYRVGVLEAGQRFADEDFAKTSWNLRRFLWAPRLGMYGIQRIHLLRNVMILAGAGVGGGSLNYANTLYVPPDPFFNDPQWKDITDWRAELMPHYDQAQRMLGVVTNPTFTDADRIVKEVADEMGVGDTWVPTPVGVFFGPDGTKAPGQTVPDPYFGGAGPARTGCIEVGECMTGCRHNAKNTLVKNYLYLAEKAGAEVVPMTTVTGFQQRADGLWEVRTVRTGSWVRRKRRTITATHVVLAAGTYGTQKLLFKMRDKGKLPKMSERLGVLTRTNSESIVGAGKYKVSPGLDLTHGVAITSSIHPTSDTHVEPVRYGKGSNAMGLLQTLMTDGAGPEGSDVPRWRQFVRSAAANPRGTLRMINVRRWSERTVIALVMQHLDNSITTFTERTKLGYRRLTSKQGHGEPNPTWIPVGNEVTRRIAEKIDGVAGGTWGELFNIPLTAHFLGGAAIGDTAAHGVIDPYQRVYGYPTLSVHDGAAISANLGVNPSLSITAQAERAASLWPNKGQVDQRPAQGQAYKRLAPIPPEHPVVPADAPAALRRLPIEPVSSTG from the coding sequence ATGAGACCTGACTATGACGTGCTGATCATCGGCTCGGGGTTCGGCGGCAGCGTGACGGCGCTGCGGCTCACCGAGAAGGGCTATCGCGTCGGGGTGCTCGAGGCGGGCCAGCGCTTCGCCGATGAGGACTTCGCCAAAACCTCGTGGAACCTGCGCAGGTTTCTGTGGGCGCCGAGGCTCGGCATGTACGGCATCCAGCGGATCCACCTGCTGCGCAACGTGATGATCCTGGCCGGCGCGGGCGTCGGCGGCGGATCGCTGAACTACGCCAACACCTTGTACGTGCCGCCGGATCCGTTCTTCAACGACCCGCAGTGGAAGGACATCACCGACTGGCGCGCGGAGCTGATGCCGCACTACGACCAGGCGCAGCGGATGCTCGGCGTGGTCACCAACCCGACGTTCACCGACGCCGACCGCATCGTCAAGGAGGTCGCCGACGAGATGGGCGTCGGCGACACCTGGGTGCCCACCCCGGTCGGCGTGTTCTTCGGCCCGGACGGCACCAAGGCGCCCGGCCAGACGGTGCCTGATCCGTACTTCGGCGGGGCGGGCCCGGCGCGCACCGGCTGCATCGAGGTCGGCGAGTGCATGACGGGCTGCCGCCACAACGCCAAGAACACGCTGGTGAAGAACTACCTGTACCTGGCGGAAAAGGCTGGCGCAGAGGTGGTTCCGATGACCACCGTCACCGGCTTCCAGCAGCGCGCCGACGGGCTGTGGGAGGTCCGCACTGTGCGCACCGGCAGTTGGGTGCGCAGGAAGAGGCGCACGATCACCGCCACCCACGTGGTGCTGGCCGCAGGCACCTACGGCACCCAGAAACTCCTGTTCAAGATGCGCGACAAAGGCAAGCTGCCCAAGATGTCCGAGCGGCTCGGGGTGCTGACGCGGACCAACTCCGAATCGATCGTCGGCGCCGGCAAGTACAAGGTGTCGCCAGGCCTGGACCTCACGCACGGGGTGGCGATCACGTCCTCCATCCATCCCACGTCCGACACCCACGTCGAACCGGTGCGCTACGGCAAGGGCTCCAACGCGATGGGCCTGTTGCAGACGCTGATGACCGACGGCGCCGGGCCGGAGGGCTCCGACGTGCCCCGGTGGCGGCAGTTCGTCCGCAGCGCGGCCGCCAACCCGCGCGGCACCCTGCGCATGATCAACGTAAGGCGATGGAGCGAACGCACGGTCATCGCGCTGGTGATGCAACACCTGGACAACTCGATCACCACGTTCACCGAGCGCACCAAGCTCGGCTACCGCCGCCTGACCAGCAAGCAGGGCCACGGCGAGCCGAACCCGACGTGGATCCCGGTGGGCAACGAGGTCACCCGCCGAATCGCCGAGAAGATCGACGGCGTCGCGGGCGGTACCTGGGGCGAGCTGTTCAACATCCCGCTCACCGCGCATTTCCTCGGCGGCGCGGCGATTGGCGACACCGCCGCGCACGGCGTCATCGACCCGTATCAGCGGGTCTACGGATATCCGACCCTTTCGGTGCACGACGGGGCGGCCATTTCGGCGAACCTCGGGGTGAACCCGTCGCTTTCGATCACCGCGCAGGCCGAGCGGGCGGCGTCGCTGTGGCCCAACAAGGGTCAGGTCGACCAGCGTCCCGCACAGGGCCAGGCATACAAGCGGCTCGCGCCGATCCCGCCGGAACACCCGGTGGTGCCCGCCGACGCCCCCGCCGCGCTGCGCCGGTTGCCGATCGAACCGGTCAGCTCCACGGGTTGA
- a CDS encoding MlaD family protein, with protein MKVRHLVSFLVFAVIISGAVYYIGALGVRIGPPKHRVNVSMQVPDINGIVVDSNVLLRGVQVGKVTGIDTALAGATIHFYIDGAHPVPVDSDVRLENLSALGESYIGLVPRRSDGPTFHDGQYVATEDITQPASISELATSVVRVLNQLDPDAINRLVREADEALPDQQVVLPNLHRASVLLRNAVTSMDGRGSEVLKNMEILLQNADWLGPRIAEINPALLALGTPVEQMFLAATSVVMETGAPQSLQNTGKLFGRIQQFLDTRAPDLQIFAEAFTPNIKGIASAALTFDTGQILSNMLDALPEDGTITLRVKTPNP; from the coding sequence GTGAAGGTCCGGCATCTGGTGTCATTTCTGGTCTTTGCCGTCATCATCAGCGGGGCGGTGTACTACATCGGTGCGCTCGGGGTACGGATCGGTCCGCCGAAACACCGGGTGAACGTCTCCATGCAGGTGCCCGACATCAACGGAATCGTCGTGGATTCCAACGTGTTGCTGCGCGGCGTACAGGTCGGCAAGGTCACCGGCATCGACACCGCGTTGGCCGGTGCGACCATCCACTTCTACATCGACGGGGCCCATCCGGTTCCGGTGGACAGCGACGTGCGCTTGGAGAACCTGTCGGCACTCGGCGAGTCCTACATCGGGCTGGTGCCACGGCGTTCGGACGGGCCGACGTTTCACGACGGCCAATATGTCGCCACCGAGGACATCACCCAACCTGCCTCGATCTCCGAGTTGGCCACCAGCGTGGTGCGGGTGCTGAACCAACTCGATCCCGATGCGATCAACCGGCTGGTGCGCGAAGCTGACGAGGCGTTGCCTGACCAGCAGGTCGTCCTGCCGAACCTGCACCGCGCGAGTGTGCTGCTACGCAATGCGGTGACGAGCATGGACGGGCGTGGGTCAGAGGTGTTGAAAAACATGGAGATCTTGCTTCAGAACGCCGACTGGCTCGGACCGCGGATCGCCGAGATCAACCCGGCGCTGCTCGCGCTGGGCACCCCGGTGGAACAGATGTTCCTGGCGGCAACGTCGGTGGTCATGGAAACCGGCGCGCCACAGTCACTGCAGAACACCGGCAAGTTGTTCGGACGGATACAGCAGTTCCTCGATACCCGTGCTCCGGACCTGCAGATATTTGCCGAAGCTTTCACGCCGAACATCAAAGGCATCGCTTCGGCCGCCTTGACGTTCGACACCGGGCAGATTCTGTCCAACATGCTCGACGCCCTGCCCGAAGACGGCACCATCACGCTGCGCGTCAAGACGCCCAACCCATGA
- the phoU gene encoding phosphate signaling complex protein PhoU, translating to MRTGYHKQLSELCTQLSEMCGLTADAMDRATQALLDADLTLAEQVIADHAHIALLNRRAEETALKLLALQQPVAGELRTIVGSIRISADIERMGALAVHVASISRLRHPECALPNDVRASFAEMGTRAVQLARTAQEVLRSPDPEKAARLHDEDDAVDAEHRHLFTLLIDHKWQDGVCSAVDVALLGRYYERFADHAVEIGRRVIFEATGGLPANKQLA from the coding sequence ATGCGAACCGGGTATCACAAGCAGCTATCGGAACTGTGCACGCAGTTGAGCGAGATGTGCGGCTTGACCGCCGACGCGATGGACCGCGCCACGCAGGCCCTGCTCGACGCCGACCTGACGTTGGCGGAGCAGGTGATCGCCGACCATGCGCACATCGCGCTGCTCAACCGGCGGGCCGAAGAGACGGCGCTCAAACTGCTTGCGCTGCAGCAGCCGGTCGCCGGGGAACTGCGCACGATCGTCGGGTCGATCCGCATCAGCGCGGACATCGAGCGGATGGGCGCGCTCGCCGTGCATGTCGCGAGCATCTCACGGCTGCGTCATCCCGAATGCGCGCTGCCCAACGACGTGCGTGCCAGCTTCGCCGAGATGGGCACCAGGGCCGTGCAGTTGGCCAGAACCGCGCAGGAAGTGCTGCGCTCACCCGATCCCGAGAAGGCGGCACGGCTGCACGACGAGGACGACGCGGTGGACGCCGAGCACCGACACTTGTTCACGCTGCTGATCGACCACAAGTGGCAGGACGGCGTCTGCTCTGCCGTCGACGTGGCACTGCTCGGCCGCTACTACGAGAGGTTCGCCGACCACGCGGTAGAGATCGGGCGTCGGGTGATCTTCGAGGCCACCGGCGGTCTTCCCGCCAACAAGCAGCTGGCCTAG
- a CDS encoding nucleoside hydrolase: MPVFIDVDTGVDDAMALVYLFASEDAEVVGIASTAGNVPVQQVCHNNLALLDLCGVDAPVSKGSENPLSAPLRTAEDTHGPEGMGYARLPASNRTLTGYDAAQAWVRAAHARPGELVGVATGPLTNLALALRSEPALPRLLRRLVIMGGAFDYRGNTTPVAEWNISVDPEAAAEVFHGWGAAWQDGPPGHLPIVLGLNLTENIVMTPELLGKLAESGTHPLVGVLEDAMRFYFEFHFSQGEGYLAHLHDPLAAAVALDPDLVRCRPTTVDVELTGTLTRGMTIADWSHRWGREPNALIGVDVDPAAFFDRFLTRVGAFLSAACRKGYS; encoded by the coding sequence CTGCCTGTGTTCATTGACGTGGACACCGGCGTCGACGACGCGATGGCGTTGGTGTACCTGTTCGCCAGCGAGGACGCCGAGGTGGTCGGTATCGCCTCCACCGCCGGAAACGTTCCGGTGCAACAGGTTTGCCATAACAACTTGGCTCTGCTCGACTTGTGCGGGGTCGACGCCCCGGTGTCCAAAGGCAGCGAGAACCCGCTCAGCGCACCGCTGCGCACCGCTGAAGACACCCACGGCCCCGAGGGCATGGGATATGCGCGATTACCGGCGAGCAACCGCACGCTCACCGGCTACGACGCCGCGCAGGCGTGGGTGCGCGCGGCCCACGCGCGTCCCGGTGAACTGGTCGGGGTGGCGACCGGACCGTTGACGAACCTGGCCCTGGCGTTGCGCAGCGAGCCTGCGCTGCCGCGGCTGCTGCGCCGGCTGGTGATCATGGGCGGGGCGTTCGACTACCGCGGCAACACCACGCCGGTGGCCGAGTGGAACATCAGCGTGGACCCCGAAGCCGCAGCCGAAGTGTTTCACGGGTGGGGTGCGGCGTGGCAGGACGGGCCTCCCGGGCACCTCCCGATCGTGTTGGGGCTCAACCTCACCGAGAACATCGTGATGACCCCCGAACTGTTGGGGAAGTTGGCGGAGTCCGGGACGCATCCGTTGGTCGGAGTGCTCGAGGACGCGATGCGGTTCTACTTCGAGTTCCACTTCTCCCAGGGCGAGGGCTATCTGGCCCACCTGCACGACCCGCTTGCCGCGGCGGTGGCTTTGGACCCCGACCTGGTCCGGTGCCGACCCACCACGGTTGACGTCGAGCTGACGGGGACGCTCACCCGCGGGATGACGATCGCGGACTGGAGCCACCGGTGGGGGCGGGAACCCAACGCGCTCATCGGTGTTGACGTCGATCCGGCGGCGTTCTTCGACCGGTTCCTCACGCGCGTCGGGGCGTTCCTTTCTGCGGCGTGCAGAAAGGGCTATTCGTAG
- a CDS encoding DNA polymerase Y family protein translates to MDWPAVAAAAAAGLPPTAPIAVTLANRVIACSASARSAGVRRGLRRRESQARCPELHVVTADPGRDARHFEDVTAAVDDLVPRAEVLRPGLLVLAVRGAARYFGSEQAAAQRLIDAVAAAGAECQVGIADQLPTAVFAARAGRIVEPGEDARFLSPLSIRQLAAEPSLAAPGRQDLADLLWRMGIRSIGQFAALSRSDVASRFGADGVVAHRFARGEPDRGPSGAEPATELDAVMNCDPPIDRVDAAAFAGRSLAADLHRTLESSGVGCTRLAIHAVTANGEEFERVWRCAEPLTEDATADRVRWQLDGWLNKRNPDDRPTAPVTTIRLCPVEVVSAEALQLPLWGPPAKMTDSAYRALVRVQGLLGPEAVQMPMLSGGRGPAERITFTPLGDEPVPRADPRQPWPGQLPEPSPTVLLDDPVELVDADGNPVRVTARGLFSTDPSRLVAGKKGRDGRLAWWAGPWSVDERWWDPQRAKAGRTARAQVLLDTEPAQALLLCYRQRRWYLEGIYE, encoded by the coding sequence ATGGACTGGCCTGCGGTCGCCGCCGCCGCCGCGGCGGGGTTACCGCCGACGGCTCCGATCGCGGTGACGTTGGCCAACCGCGTCATCGCCTGTTCGGCGTCGGCCCGCTCGGCCGGTGTGCGACGTGGGCTGCGCCGCCGGGAGTCGCAGGCGCGTTGTCCGGAACTGCATGTGGTCACCGCCGATCCGGGCCGCGACGCCCGCCATTTCGAGGACGTCACGGCCGCGGTGGACGACCTGGTGCCGCGGGCCGAGGTGCTGCGCCCCGGCCTGCTGGTGCTGGCGGTGCGCGGAGCGGCCCGCTACTTCGGCTCTGAGCAGGCCGCCGCGCAGCGACTGATCGACGCGGTGGCCGCGGCGGGGGCCGAATGCCAGGTCGGTATCGCCGATCAGCTGCCCACCGCGGTCTTCGCCGCGCGGGCGGGCCGGATCGTCGAGCCCGGCGAGGACGCGCGGTTTCTGTCGCCCCTGTCGATTCGGCAGCTGGCCGCCGAGCCCAGCCTGGCCGCCCCCGGCCGGCAGGACCTGGCGGACCTGTTGTGGCGCATGGGGATCCGCAGCATCGGGCAGTTCGCGGCGCTGTCGCGCAGCGATGTCGCCTCCCGGTTCGGCGCCGACGGGGTGGTGGCGCACCGGTTCGCCCGGGGCGAGCCTGACCGCGGGCCGTCGGGCGCAGAACCGGCAACCGAACTCGACGCCGTGATGAACTGCGATCCGCCCATCGACCGGGTGGACGCCGCGGCGTTCGCCGGGCGATCGCTGGCCGCCGACCTGCACCGCACCCTGGAGTCCTCCGGGGTGGGCTGCACCCGGCTGGCCATCCACGCCGTCACCGCCAACGGGGAAGAGTTCGAACGGGTTTGGCGCTGTGCGGAGCCGCTGACCGAGGACGCCACCGCCGACCGGGTGCGCTGGCAGCTCGACGGCTGGCTGAACAAGCGCAACCCCGACGACCGGCCCACCGCACCCGTCACGACGATCCGGCTGTGCCCGGTCGAGGTGGTCTCGGCCGAGGCGCTGCAGCTGCCGCTGTGGGGACCCCCAGCGAAGATGACCGACAGTGCCTATCGCGCGCTGGTGCGGGTGCAGGGGCTGCTGGGTCCCGAGGCGGTGCAGATGCCCATGCTGTCCGGTGGCCGAGGGCCTGCCGAGCGCATCACGTTCACCCCGTTAGGTGACGAGCCGGTGCCGCGGGCCGATCCCCGCCAGCCATGGCCCGGTCAGCTGCCCGAGCCGTCGCCGACCGTGCTGCTCGACGATCCGGTCGAGTTGGTCGACGCCGACGGCAACCCGGTGCGGGTGACCGCGCGCGGTCTGTTCTCCACCGACCCGTCGCGGCTGGTTGCGGGTAAGAAGGGCCGCGACGGCCGGCTGGCCTGGTGGGCCGGGCCGTGGTCCGTCGACGAGCGGTGGTGGGATCCCCAGCGGGCCAAGGCGGGACGCACAGCGCGCGCACAGGTGCTGCTCGACACCGAGCCCGCGCAGGCCCTGCTGCTGTGTTACCGGCAGCGACGCTGGTATCTCGAGGGCATCTACGAATAG
- the guaA gene encoding glutamine-hydrolyzing GMP synthase, producing MTSSSPRPVLVVDFGAQYAQLIARRIREARVYSEVIPHTASVEEILARDPQAIVLSGGPASVYAEEAPQLNSAVFDLDVPVFGICYGFQAMAQALGGTVAKTGTSEYGRTELKVTGGQLHSDLPDTQPVWMSHGDAVTEAPDGFDVVAVSPGSPVAAFENRERRLAGVQYHPEVMHTPHGQQVLSRFLYEFAGISATWTAASIADALVNEVRNQIGNGRAICGLSGGVDSAVAAALVQRAIGDQLTCVFVDHGLLRAGERAQVQRDFVAATGAKLVTVDAEKRFLESLSGVTNPEGKRKIIGREFIRAFEGAVRDTLGANDGDVEFLVQGTLYPDVVESGGGSGTANIKSHHNVGGLPADLKFKLVEPLRLLFKDEVRAVGRELGLPEEIVARQPFPGPGLAIRIVGEVTADRLDTLRRADAIAREELTAAGLDHQIWQCPVVLLADIRSVGVQGDGRTYGHPIVLRPVSSEDAMTADWTRVPYEVLERISTRITNEVSEVNRVVLDVTSKPPGTIEWE from the coding sequence GTGACATCGTCATCTCCCAGACCCGTGTTGGTGGTCGACTTCGGCGCGCAGTATGCGCAGCTGATCGCGCGACGGATCCGGGAGGCTCGGGTGTATTCCGAGGTGATCCCGCACACCGCCAGCGTCGAAGAGATCCTGGCGCGCGACCCGCAGGCCATCGTGCTCTCCGGCGGGCCCGCCAGCGTCTACGCCGAGGAGGCCCCGCAGCTGAACTCGGCGGTGTTCGACCTTGACGTGCCGGTGTTCGGTATCTGCTACGGCTTCCAGGCGATGGCCCAGGCGCTCGGCGGAACGGTGGCCAAGACGGGCACCAGCGAGTACGGCCGCACAGAGCTGAAAGTCACCGGGGGACAACTTCATTCCGATCTGCCCGATACCCAGCCGGTGTGGATGAGCCACGGCGACGCGGTCACCGAGGCGCCCGACGGGTTCGACGTGGTGGCGGTGAGCCCCGGTTCGCCTGTCGCGGCCTTCGAGAACAGGGAGCGTCGGCTGGCCGGAGTGCAGTACCACCCCGAGGTGATGCACACGCCGCACGGTCAACAGGTGCTGAGCCGGTTTCTGTACGAGTTCGCAGGCATCTCCGCGACGTGGACGGCCGCGAGCATCGCTGACGCGCTCGTCAACGAGGTGCGCAATCAGATCGGCAACGGCCGGGCGATCTGCGGGCTGTCCGGTGGCGTGGACTCCGCGGTGGCCGCCGCGCTGGTGCAGCGCGCGATCGGGGACCAGCTGACGTGTGTGTTCGTCGACCACGGTTTGTTGCGGGCCGGGGAACGTGCCCAGGTGCAACGTGACTTCGTGGCCGCGACCGGCGCCAAACTCGTCACGGTCGACGCCGAGAAGCGGTTCCTCGAGTCGCTGTCCGGGGTGACCAACCCCGAAGGTAAGCGCAAGATCATCGGCCGCGAATTCATCCGCGCATTCGAGGGTGCCGTCCGAGATACGTTGGGCGCCAATGACGGTGATGTGGAGTTCCTGGTGCAGGGCACGCTGTATCCCGACGTGGTGGAGTCCGGCGGCGGGTCCGGCACCGCCAACATCAAGAGCCACCACAACGTCGGTGGGCTGCCCGCCGACCTGAAGTTCAAGCTCGTCGAACCGCTGCGGCTGCTGTTCAAGGACGAGGTCCGCGCGGTCGGCCGCGAACTCGGTTTACCCGAGGAAATCGTTGCGCGCCAACCATTTCCGGGTCCAGGGTTGGCTATCCGGATCGTCGGGGAGGTCACCGCGGATCGACTGGACACGCTGCGGCGCGCCGATGCGATCGCCCGCGAGGAACTGACCGCGGCCGGTCTGGACCACCAGATCTGGCAGTGCCCGGTGGTGCTGCTGGCCGATATCCGATCGGTGGGTGTGCAGGGGGACGGCCGCACCTATGGCCACCCGATCGTGTTGCGCCCGGTGTCCAGCGAAGACGCCATGACCGCGGACTGGACCCGGGTGCCCTACGAAGTGCTGGAGCGCATCTCCACCCGCATCACCAACGAGGTGTCCGAGGTCAACCGCGTGGTGCTCGACGTCACGAGCAAGCCGCCCGGCACCATCGAGTGGGAGTGA
- a CDS encoding glycoside hydrolase family 65 protein, whose product MITDELYPVEPWHIRETSLDLAILDESESIFALSNGHIGLRANLDEGEPHSLPGTYLNSFYEVRPLPYAEAGYGYPEAGQTVVNVTNGKLLRLLVDDEPFDVRYGELLEHERVLDMRAGTLTRTVQWRSPVGKQVKLVSARLVSLNQRGVAAIEYTVEAVDEFARITVQSELVANEDQPPTSADPRVSAVLNHPLEAVHQESIGDGAILIHRTRASGLMMAAAMDHEIDVPGRVEVTTDTSDDWARTTVICGLRPGQRLRIRKYLAYAWSSLRSRPALRDQVAAALSGAEYTGWQGLLDAQRAYLDDFWDSADVEVEGDPHIQQAVRFALFHVLQASARAERRAIPSKGLTGTGYDGHAFWDTEGFVLPLLTYTAPYAAADALRWRASTLDLAKERAELLDLEGATFPWRTIRGEECSAYWPAGTAAFHVNADIAMAFERYRVVTGDDSLDTECGLKVLVETARMWLSLGQHDRHGVWHIDGVTGPDEYTAVVRDNVFTNLMAARNLRAAADACVRHPDEANAIDVTAEEIDAWRHAAATVHIPFDEDLGVHPQCEGFTTLREWDFAANTAYPLLLHEPYVRLYPQQVVKQADLVLAMHWESHAFTPEQMARNVDYYEQRTTRDSSLSACTQAVMCAAVGHLELAHDYAYEAAMIDLRNLHHNTRDGLHMASLAGAWSALVAGFGGLRDDEDLLALDPHLPETLSRLKFRLRWKNFRLTVDVNHEDVTYTLRDGPDTSLTIRHAGEDLELKTQSPTTVAVKPVRPLLPPPKQPPGRAPMRHNQIS is encoded by the coding sequence ATGATCACCGACGAGCTTTACCCGGTAGAGCCGTGGCACATCCGCGAAACATCGCTTGATCTAGCGATTCTGGACGAATCCGAGTCGATCTTCGCGCTGTCCAACGGTCACATCGGCCTGCGCGCCAACCTCGATGAAGGTGAACCACACAGCCTGCCGGGTACCTACCTGAACTCGTTCTACGAGGTGCGCCCACTGCCGTACGCCGAGGCCGGCTACGGCTACCCGGAAGCCGGCCAGACGGTCGTCAACGTCACCAACGGCAAGCTGCTGCGTCTACTCGTCGACGACGAGCCGTTCGACGTCCGCTACGGCGAACTGCTCGAGCATGAGCGCGTGCTGGACATGCGGGCCGGCACGTTGACCCGAACCGTGCAGTGGCGCTCGCCGGTAGGCAAACAGGTCAAACTCGTCTCGGCCCGGCTGGTGTCGCTGAATCAGCGCGGTGTGGCGGCCATCGAGTACACCGTGGAGGCGGTCGACGAGTTCGCCAGGATCACCGTGCAGTCCGAGCTGGTGGCCAACGAAGACCAGCCGCCCACCTCCGCTGATCCCCGGGTGTCGGCCGTGCTCAACCACCCGCTGGAAGCCGTGCATCAGGAAAGCATCGGCGACGGCGCGATCCTCATCCACCGCACCCGCGCCAGCGGGTTGATGATGGCCGCCGCGATGGACCACGAAATCGACGTTCCCGGCCGCGTCGAAGTCACCACCGACACCTCGGACGACTGGGCGCGCACCACCGTCATCTGCGGGTTGCGGCCCGGCCAGCGGCTGCGGATCCGCAAGTATCTGGCCTACGCGTGGTCGAGCCTGCGCTCCCGTCCGGCGTTGCGCGATCAGGTCGCGGCCGCGCTCAGCGGCGCCGAGTACACCGGCTGGCAGGGCCTGCTGGACGCTCAGCGCGCCTATCTCGACGACTTCTGGGACAGCGCCGACGTCGAGGTCGAAGGTGATCCCCACATCCAGCAGGCCGTGCGGTTCGCGTTGTTTCACGTGCTGCAGGCCAGCGCACGAGCCGAACGCCGCGCGATTCCGAGCAAGGGGCTGACCGGAACCGGTTATGACGGTCACGCGTTCTGGGACACCGAGGGTTTCGTGCTTCCGCTGCTCACCTACACCGCGCCCTACGCCGCCGCCGATGCGCTGCGGTGGCGCGCCTCGACGCTGGATTTGGCCAAGGAGCGCGCCGAACTGCTCGACCTTGAAGGCGCCACCTTCCCGTGGCGCACGATACGCGGCGAGGAGTGCTCGGCGTATTGGCCTGCCGGCACCGCGGCGTTCCACGTCAACGCGGACATCGCCATGGCGTTCGAGCGGTATCGCGTTGTGACAGGCGATGATTCGCTGGATACCGAGTGCGGGTTGAAGGTGTTGGTCGAGACCGCCAGGATGTGGCTTTCCCTCGGCCAGCATGATCGGCACGGGGTGTGGCACATCGACGGTGTCACTGGACCCGACGAGTACACCGCGGTGGTGCGCGACAACGTGTTCACCAACCTGATGGCGGCACGCAACCTGCGCGCGGCAGCCGACGCCTGCGTTCGCCACCCCGACGAGGCGAACGCCATCGACGTCACCGCCGAGGAGATCGACGCCTGGCGCCACGCCGCCGCGACCGTTCACATTCCGTTCGACGAGGACCTCGGGGTGCACCCGCAGTGCGAGGGGTTCACCACGCTGCGCGAGTGGGACTTCGCAGCCAACACCGCCTATCCCCTGCTGCTGCACGAACCGTACGTGCGGCTGTACCCCCAGCAGGTCGTCAAGCAGGCCGACCTGGTGTTGGCCATGCATTGGGAGAGCCACGCTTTCACTCCCGAGCAGATGGCGCGCAACGTCGACTACTACGAGCAGCGCACCACCCGCGACTCGTCGCTGTCGGCCTGCACCCAGGCGGTGATGTGCGCGGCCGTCGGGCACCTCGAGCTGGCCCACGACTACGCCTACGAAGCCGCGATGATCGACCTACGCAACCTGCACCACAACACCCGCGACGGCTTGCACATGGCCTCACTGGCCGGCGCCTGGTCGGCTTTGGTGGCCGGCTTCGGCGGGCTGCGCGACGACGAAGACCTGCTGGCGCTCGACCCGCATCTGCCCGAAACGCTGTCGCGCCTGAAATTCCGGTTGCGGTGGAAGAACTTTCGGCTCACCGTCGACGTCAATCACGAGGACGTGACGTACACCCTTCGCGACGGCCCCGACACCTCACTGACGATCCGTCATGCCGGTGAAGATCTCGAGCTCAAGACCCAGAGCCCCACGACGGTCGCCGTCAAACCCGTCCGCCCGCTGCTGCCGCCGCCGAAGCAACCACCCGGCCGGGCGCCCATGCGCCACAACCAGATCAGCTAG